The Alnus glutinosa chromosome 8, dhAlnGlut1.1, whole genome shotgun sequence DNA segment CGTACTAGATGTATTATTTGTACACACATTCATATTTGAtataaaacttatatatatatatatttgatatgaAACCTCATTAAAAAATTGCTATCTTTCATTAGGGTGTTTGTTTTgaagtaaaatgtttttttgttagaaaatatttttcagcgttTGGCTCATACGAGAAATCCATGACAACGAAAAATGGTCGGCAACCTCTGGCAACAACCAAAGAGGGGTTAGCGACTTTTGGCAAACTATGGTGATAGGCTGACAGCGACTGGTGGCAGTTTTTGGTGACCTTTGATTGTGGCCAAATACAGATTCCAGTGAACTCCAACAGCCAGGGAAAATGAACTGCGACTTTGCGAGAAAGTGCATGCAATAAGGAGAAGTTTAAACTTGAAAAATAGTTTATaatttcaagaaagaaaaagcatacgaaatttaaggtttttttttttttttttttgagttaaagATCCCTTccaatatatagaaaaagacCGATCGGTAAAATGTCCAGGGTCACAAATAATTCCTAATAAACCAAATCAGATGCACTATGGGTAGAGTTTCCTCCACACCGGGCAAGTCAGACTCGGATCATAATAGACCACAGCTGCTAAAAATAACATAGACAGTAGGAAAAATTCATCTATGGAACCGGTATTTAAACAAGGAGAGGACATGCAATATGAGCTATAAAATAGATTTTACAACCCAGGTTCTGGTATTTTTAATCATACCAACcactaaaaaattgaaaaacatttttcagaaaaaaaaattacatcaaaacaaaagaagcccATAAATTTTGATATGATGTGCAAAATTAAAAGACTTACTTTTGAAgaacataattaatttttgggGATTCACTTTATCAAAATATAGATTTTTAAAGGAAGTTCAAACATTTTGGAGGGCTGAAACCCTGTCAGTTACACTAAACCTATTTGAtctaccattttctttttctttcaaaaaaaaaaaaaacataaatagcCGAAATTGTTAAAAGAAcgtaaaatgacaaaaatagcCTAAATTTAGAAATTAAATTTGCTTAAATGCCCttcaagttaaaaaaattaaaaagaaaaaaagaagagaaaaaagccaccaaaatagaaaagaaaaaaggaatgtgcatttataatttgaaaaatatttatatattgtgGGGTCTCTAAGTGGTtcgtttggatttgtgatttcaaaaagtacaatttaaaataacaatttaaaaatgtgtgatttgaaagaaatgaatttaaaaaacgtagttaagcgtttagcaaaatcgcagtttaacctttaaaatcgtaaattagcattttcaaaaaaacatcattttccctgcgatttgaaaacgcaaaaaatctacattttcaaattacaacttttaaaaacacaattttcaaatatttgatatttcacaatttgatttaaaattgcacttacaAAGATTAATAACCGAAGCCCTTTTGAGAGGTGCAACTCAGGGtccatttgggtttgcgattttaaaaagtgcgatttaaaataacaattttaaaatgtgcgatttgaaaaaagtgatttttaaaaacgcagttaagcgtttggcaaaatcgcagtttagcctttaaaatcgtgaatttactattaaaattctgcgttttcaaaaaagcaccatcttatctgcgatttgaaaaagtagattttctgtattttcaaatcgcaatttttaaaaacgcagttcccaaacaatctatgttctgcgatttggtttaaaatcgcacttattgtctacgaaatcgtaatcccaaacgcaccctcaAACTATAAGAGGCAGTGTACGAGAACTGTGTCCATTCAAGCGTGGGCTCGATGAGTTGAGCGCCAAGGCAAAGGAGAGTTGGGCTTGGGACCCAGGGTTATTGGGCTTAGCAGTAAAAGAGTATTTAGGAGGTGGGCTAGTCGGAAATTGGCCCCAAGCCCACATATTAGAAAAAAAGGTTGGGGGTTGTTGTGGGCTTTTGGCTGGTTGacccaataaaagaaaaaaaaatgctactaGGACATCTCCATGGCTTACTTATCGAGTCACccaataaacaattaaatttattaattaaattttgttgctCAACTATTTTaccattaaaaatatttttcaaagaaaaagtcTCGTTCTCCTCAGATTCCCTGTACTTAGAGGAATGAACCCATACCATTGTTGGCATGAGAGTTGCATGCAAATAGGTGAGCTCATGGAATGAGCATGTTATGAATACTAACAACCACCACACATATTTTTTGCACAAAGGACAATTTGGTCCTATAGGCTCATTCCCATGTGATGTCTCGTATAtcttagaaaaaattattttagagaaatgctatataatTTATACTACACTTCCATTCCACTTTCATTGCGTTAGGCCGACCACACACGCCGCCTGACCTCCACTAACTTAATTGTTCTGCCAACATGACCGATCACCACGTCTCAAAACCAAACTAACCCTAATATTCCTTTCTACGCATCTTACAATTGATGGAATATGGTGCATAACACATCATTGCTATACTTCCTTCAACATTCTCGAATTTGATTAGGATGGTGAGTCTTTTTGAAGATTCAAAGGGCTTGTTtaggtgtgcgatttttttgtattgtattatactattttgtattatatttaaaattacgaataccgagaaaacttgttttttgaaattatgtttggatggtttatgGCATGTTTCGGTGGTACCTTTTTCAAATACTGTATTTTAGAATTTCAAATTCTACTcagattttattcaactttttataattttgtcttAGGTTTTCTAAattatcaaaacataatttcaaaaaataaattctctcggtattcacaatttttcaaaaaatcgcacacccTAACGGCATACAGGACAATCTCTTGCATTATACACTGCTTAGCCATTATGCAGCTAGGAGGAAGGTTCCAATGCCCATTTTTGTTTAAATCGCTTACATTAGCATGGGTTCGGGATTTGAGTAGATAAGGGCAGCGGGACTAGCAACATGAACAATCGGACCAAGCAAGCTATTAAGCCAACTAACAAAGCAACTTTTCCGCAGCGGGACTACCATAGAAAAGCCCGCCCCTGCTAGCTAACATAGAAAGATATCCCCGGATAGCAATAGTCTTTATGTGAATCTCTTCCAGACCAGGCCACCACTTGGGATGGGAATGGCTTAGCCTACATGCATCATTTGATGAAAGCACTCCAGTCCAGTCGCCTACTTGAAGTGGCTCGTTCAGTCATTTGGGTGTGTAATTTTTTGAAGAATTGTAAATATcgagagaatttgttttttgaaattatgtttggatgatttagaaaacctgagacaaaattagaaaaagttggataaaatttgagtagaatttgaattctaaaaaacaactcaaacatgtttttgaaaaataatcaaatataacaaaaaaacaattgttacccaaacatgccctaagATCTTGTgcttgtttttttctctttatgtatatattttcatgAGTTTTCTTGGAAGCCAAACATGGCTTAGGTTGATGatgtattttctttcattttatgtaTTTCGTAATGTTTCTTTTTTACTGACTCTAAAATGGTCAAATTAATTAAGCTGCACAGTCGAATCTTCACGCCCAGTGTCTTCTAAATTCAAAATCTTGACCTTCTTTCTAATTcgatttttatggaattatATTACTAAAATGTAACTCTGCATTCCCTTTCTGAAAAATTGGATTTATTGTTATGTTCTTCTTTGaaattatagttttttatttggCTATATAGActctatttatttgtttatttgttttgtattgtaattaagTGATGGAAAGATGTTTGATTCCTACGCTTCACCGGTACAACAATCGTACAACAGCTCCTCGCATCAGGGTGGGCTCCACACATTGGTCCCCACGGGATTTGATttttgtacaacaccaatacaacaactgcacaacaacccctcacatgagggtggaccccagtatgtgagacccaccctcatgtgagtaattgttgtacagttgttgtattggtgttgtaaatctaacattttccggtccccaccccatgtgaggggctgttgtgtaattgttgtggtggtgttgtaaatccataatttttcaaatcaaatagGCCGATAGTTCTGTACCCTTAATTGAAGTTCttcttatatattttcatatgagAGGATCATTTATCCTATAATTCTCGGCCatatttagggtccgtttggttTTGCGGTTTCAAAATgcacaatttaaaaaataacattcagaacatgtgatttaaaaatacgattttttaaaatgtaattaaatgtttgataaaattgcagtttgatattttaaaatcgtgcattttttattttattttattttattttgtaaatgcACCCCATTATCCACTTTTTGAActgccattttttaaaaattcactGCAAAACAAGACAattttcacaattttatttaaaaacgcaCTTTTGACCGGCGAAATCGCAAGGTCAAACAAACTCTAAGTATTGTGGAATTTATGAGCTATGCACACGCCCAACTCGTCAGACCTCCATGCTGCTTGAGCTCGGccatcattacaaatttacaagtttggtttggtagattgaTGACAATTGACAAGCACAATACTTAGCCACAGTGTGCGAGTTTGACCTATGCTCAAGCTAAATGAGCTGACAAACAGAGCGAATGTGAGCTTTTCCATTGAAATAAGAACAGAAAGCGGATGCAACCATAATTGTATGGGATCtgaatatgccaaaaaaaagaaaaaaaaaaaaaaagagaaagaaaaagaagaagcattaTTAGAAGGCAAAAATGATAAGCACACgacttttatttaaaattccaTAAAAACCCATTATTGCCTATTGATAAGTTTAAATAGCATAGCAGGGCATGGACAACATCTTCAATGAGAGGCTCACATAGATTCCATCTAGAAATAACATATATACAATTGATGTCAAATATATCTAATAGAAATTATGGCTTATGCACAAAAACCAAGATGGAATAGCAGAGAAGGGTTTCTTTAATGAAATGAAACAAACAATCTAACAGATGGGTTTCTTGTTCTCTAATGGGGATCACTATCAAATATAGGGCTTGTTTGACAATGTTTTTTATGACTGTTTTTTGCTTAAAAGCAAATGTATAGCAAACAACTCAACATACAAAACACttacaaaatacttaaaactacTTCCATATTTACGTCACATtacaaccaaaaagcaaaaaacactaTCTAAAAGGTTTTATCCAACGAGCCTATAGTTTTTACAGAATGTCACCTTGAAGTTAcccagcatttttttttttgttgggtaaaTGAGTATTCATGTACATTGTtgttttatgccttatgaaatTAGCTTACAAGTAATCTATTTTGAGGTTTGATTCCCTGAGATACCAATCAAGCACTATGATAGGGAATTCTTATTCATGTAAGGAGCAACCATAGTAACCCAGAGAGAGTAGACGCCACAAGGGAAAATGTTTCATAGATTGTAgttgcaaaaaaatttcttgttaaTGCAAGGCCTTTTAGAGCAAACTTTCGAAAGATTTTAACTATAGAGATGGACTACTTAGTGCCAATTGTAGAATAACAGTAACATCtagaataaaaatttagataGCATGGTGGCATCTCTTTAAATTCTGAGCTTGACTCAATCAGCATTGAGGAATAACATGCAATAGGCTTAAAATTAAAGATTTAGCAAAGGGAGTAAAACCAAGTGGAATAATACCTGAATAAAGTTGATGAAAATTATATGAGCTAGCTAGCATATTGCTTCTCAAGAAGGCTTCCACAAAATGACAAGTCAAACCACTCCTCTGGAGGATCTCCAATGCAGTCAAAGACTGCATCTGCATTTAAAAAGTCTTCATCGGCTGTGTAGCTGCAACCAGAGATTAAGGCATGAAATGATGTTGTCAATGATTACACTAAAGACcagaatattcagagtttaaatAATAATTGGTTATACAAGGTAGCAGAAGGAAGGAAGCTAATGCTGACAGTAAAATTTAACAGACATTTCAAAGAAATGTAGAAAAAGATAAGTTCGCTGAATTTCCATGGTGGGAAGCAAAAAAGGAAATCATGTTGCCATGTTCCCATTAAGGATGGTTCATGTGGTTTTATATAGATATGGGTTatctttatataataattaaccAATCAGGGATGAGTATACAATGAAGACTTGTTATGTATGATTTTAGAAAGAAGAGGGGGGTCATTTGGATCACATTTGGCATGTAAATCCATGAGCAAGTTCTAACTCAGATGCATAATATTTGCAGCACAATATAAACTACCCATGTCGCTCAACCAAATATAAGCTGTCCAAAAGTTGAAGAAAAAAGCCTGAGGAAGTTCTGCTAGGCCCATAGATATAGATTTCTTAAAAGGCGCACCTTGAGCTTTAAAAAGGGTACCTATGCAGTGGCAATTGTTCTCCAATTTAACTCTTTCCAAATGCTCCTCTAAATGTGTCACTCTCAAAGCTAGTAAAGCCTGACCCATCAACCCCAACAAAAAGTATTTGAATTGAGAAATTCCTCAAGTATCTCCCTCAAAGCAAAAGATAAACATCTATCTGAGATCCGTCAACTCCTATCATCAATAAATCCaccatcaaaattttattaGTGGCAGCTGCCCAAGCAAAAAGATCTCGCTCCAGAGGTAATGTTCGACAATCCAAGCCTCCCAACCTTAGCCATCACTATCCCCCAATATTAGCGTCTCAAAAAAGAGCTAGACAGAAAAAGTTTCGAAGCTAACAAAAGCATCCAATGTATTCTCACTTCCACAAAGTTATCAAACTAGGAGATTGATCTTTACTCATGATCTTAAAGAAACTCTCTTTCCTGAAGGGAGAGAGGAGAAGGGGGGACCTGAAGAAACCAAAGAAAAGACAGCTCTCGACTGACTTCCCAGTAAACATAATCCTTCAACAAAGCACTTTTTTCATTGCAATTCTTTCTAAATAGGTTCCCAGAATTGATTGTCAAGGAAAATCCCCACACCATGATTCACGCATGAAAAGTGCTATAGAGCTATGTCtaatgattaaatatatatataattttgcaaCACAAGTTAGATTTTTTAAGATACTATAATCAATTTggctcttcttttctttcttttttcctttctcagaACAAAACCATTACACTCCACCACAAAGAAGATGACATCCTTTGATTTCGGGCAGGACACTTTTTTTCAAGGAAGGCTAAACATCCACACTTCATCCCTCACAAACTATACAAATAATTCTATAATACAGCATGCTGACACAATGTTTGGGATATAAACGGAAAAATCTCCTAGGTAGGTTAGTCATTTTCATGACATACAATGCCTATTGGCGAACAAAATTTCCTAGGAAAAATAAGGGAATGGTAAGCACAACATTTCTGTTGATACAGTAGTACAATAAGTTACCCGCTCTTTGTTACGATACACTTCATTCCAGCAGCTTTGGCTGCTGCAAGGCCAATGGCGCTGTCCTCTACCACAACACAACTGTAGAAAAATAATCAATATGAGTTCTAGACAAATATAAAGATTTTAATCAGAAAAGGACATGCTAAACATGTTTGAACAGCAATAAACAGCTGGACAGGAAGTTAGTACAAGATTACTAGCAGTATGCTTACAGtaaattaaatactattttaattaatCCTAGCAAATCAATTCAGGTACTAGTAAATGCATGTATTGATCTAACTCCATCCAGGAAGTATGTAACATAAACAACACTCATTAAAATGATCATTCTAGCATCAGATGTCACTTTGGCCCTAAAGATGCAATACCTTGAAGGAGCAATACCCAGAGTGCTGGCTGCTAATACATAGATGGCCTGTCAGGAGGAAGAAATACAGTTTAGTGGCTGACAAAGGCATCCtcattatttttcaacactCACACAAACTGAGTGAACTCAAACTGATTAGATAGTAAGAGAGTTGCTCTAGTAGCATGAGCCTCTTATTTAAATGGCAATTAAAGGCAGTCTCTTATGTTTCTGAATTGTAAAACTAAGTCAGGTTGTTGCATCTATGGGACATGAAGGATTTACCATTTCAGGCCCTTACAGTTTCCAACTTACTTTATGATTACTTCTCCATATGGAGTTGCACCCTAGAATATAGAGTAAGTATAACCTAACAACCAAATGATATGAAACTTAGATGGTGGCTGGACACCACCTTACTCTAATGACAGAGTCTTAGAGGGATGAAATTTTTACTGGATCAGGCTTTTTGCGGGGAACCACATCTCCTGCAAATATCTTGATTTTTTCTGCTCGCTCAGGTCCCAACAAACATGATACTATTGCAGAAACCTAAAATAAACACATATAGTTTAGCTGTCAACATAAGATCTGGTTCAAGAATCAGTATAATACATTTCACCAATAAATTAACTTGAGCAGAAAACAAGGTTACGAACTATCAATCCTAGCATTAAAGTATAATATGAACATAATTGTAGAGTGCAAATGCTGATTAAACATAATGTTAATGAGACCCCTTAGTTTCATTTATCAGTCTCCTCAACCATTATTCAACAGTATTGATAGGAACCATCTGACATGCAAGAACCCGGATTCTAAAATTAATGACATTCAGACCCATCATAATATCCTGGTTTGAACTGTTTCAAACAGTAAATGCTGGATATTTGTTATGGATTATCTTCAGTCATGGAAAACTAATCAAACAAGCAATACAATTATGAACCTGATTATGCATACCGCCTTCTCATTTGAAGTGCTACAAACGGCAACTTTGACTCCTTTTTCTAAAGCCTGATCAATCAGCCTGTGTAATTTGATAAGGGAAATACACCAAAGTCAAATTTCTGGAGATCTAAAATCTTTTCTCAGACAAGGTTGCTGATCTACTTTCACAGAACCATTTTGTTTGGATTATAACCATGGTCATATTCATAAGATATCACTTCAAAATATGGAACGCTAGAAGGTTCTTACAGAATTGATTTTATAAAGTTCATCACAATTCCCCAATATATGGTAGCTCCAGAGAACTGTGAAGGAAAAACATGTCTCAGCATGAACGATGGAATCAGCCCACTAATAGTATATGTTGCCTGCCTTAAATTAATGAGaataaagaaatcaaagaagCACTACGTCATCAAATGTCAGTAACGTCATTGATGACTTATGGAACCTAGCTGGATCGAAGTTTAAGGATCAAGATCATGAATTTAAAGGGACACATATTTCCACTTAATCAACCACTTATGGGAAGGCCAACAATTTGAAGTTTGGATCATCAGCTAGCACCCATTCTTATAACTAACTTCACAATCAGATGAATACTGAAAAGACACATAGAATCATACTGGTGCATATGTGGTCATTACTAACTTGGAAGATTGATGACTGTTAGCCAGGATTGAATTTATTTCATGATACCTACTTGTAAGTGTCAAATTTAGATTTCCAGTATAAGAAGAAGATTAATGCGTAACCAAAGACAACTATTAATGCTATAGGTGCGAAGATAAGCAGAAGATCGGACAAGTAACCAGACTTTGCAACACCCGGCCGAAGAGGGAGcaattttttctcaataaggGCCATGAACAGCTCTGTCTTTCTCTTGTGAAGTGAAGCTATGaactcctttctttctttttcactctctgGAGCTTTTGCTGGCCAACCGGTCTTGTTAAAGTAGGCTGTCATCCTACAAAGACCAGAATCAATTAACTACTAATTCTCTTCACAGTTCTACAACATAGAAGATTTTGGCCCACACATAAACTACTTAGCTAAGAATgcaaatagaaaagaaaagccaaGCTCAGTGCATGACAGATATATTGTGAGGCCAATGTAA contains these protein-coding regions:
- the LOC133875526 gene encoding CBBY-like protein is translated as MASSTFSISLATFSSPAALFSNTKTSIACLKPHERALASSLLATRTSIYYKTSRARPMSSRDSSRGVTCSASSSALPSALLFDCDGVLVDTEKDGHRVSFNDTFTERELGVTWDVDLYGELLKIGGGKERMTAYFNKTGWPAKAPESEKERKEFIASLHKRKTELFMALIEKKLLPLRPGVAKLIDQALEKGVKVAVCSTSNEKAVSAIVSCLLGPERAEKIKIFAGDVVPRKKPDPAIYVLAASTLGIAPSSCVVVEDSAIGLAAAKAAGMKCIVTKSGYTADEDFLNADAVFDCIGDPPEEWFDLSFCGSLLEKQYAS